A genomic stretch from Sporocytophaga myxococcoides includes:
- a CDS encoding CBU_0592 family membrane protein has protein sequence MEYLLNLTGWIGAIEVLIAYFLISTNRVTSEKFSYQLLNATGAVFLIINTIYLKAYPSAFVNIIWTAVALFNMVKSKASDKSEIR, from the coding sequence TTGGAATATTTATTAAATTTAACCGGTTGGATTGGTGCTATAGAAGTATTGATTGCTTATTTTCTTATTTCCACGAATAGAGTTACTTCGGAAAAATTCTCATATCAGCTGCTCAACGCGACGGGTGCTGTATTCTTGATCATAAACACCATATACCTGAAAGCTTATCCCTCTGCCTTTGTAAATATCATTTGGACAGCTGTTGCACTTTTCAATATGGTAAAATCAAAAGCGAGTGACAAATCAGAAATTCGCTAG
- a CDS encoding DUF3109 family protein, whose protein sequence is MIVQGKTVISDDIADKFFVCDLIKCKGACCVEGDAGAPLEEDEGMILEEIYDKVKPYLSAEGIKAIEEQGLTVIDSDGDLTTPTIKNRECAYAIYEKGILKCGIEKAYLMGKIDYKKPISCHLYPIRISKYEHYDALNYDRWNICSPACSNGESLQVPIYKFLKDPLIRKYGEDWYNSLVKTIEKI, encoded by the coding sequence GTGATAGTACAGGGAAAAACGGTAATTAGCGACGATATCGCAGATAAATTTTTTGTCTGTGATTTAATTAAATGTAAGGGAGCCTGTTGTGTAGAAGGTGATGCAGGCGCCCCATTGGAAGAGGATGAAGGGATGATCCTGGAAGAGATTTACGATAAGGTAAAACCATATTTGTCAGCAGAAGGAATAAAGGCAATTGAAGAGCAGGGGTTGACAGTCATTGATAGTGACGGAGATCTTACCACACCAACTATTAAAAACAGGGAGTGTGCCTATGCTATTTATGAAAAGGGAATTCTTAAGTGTGGTATTGAAAAGGCATACTTAATGGGAAAGATTGATTATAAAAAACCAATTTCATGCCACTTGTATCCTATAAGAATTAGCAAGTATGAACATTATGACGCATTAAACTATGACAGGTGGAATATCTGTAGCCCCGCATGCAGCAATGGAGAGTCATTACAGGTTCCTATATACAAATTTTTAAAAGATCCATTGATCAGAAAATATGGAGAGGATTGGTATAACTCGTTGGTGAAAACTATAGAGAAAATCTAG
- the accC gene encoding acetyl-CoA carboxylase biotin carboxylase subunit — protein MFNKILIANRGEIAMRVIRACKEMKIKTVAIYSTADKDSLHVRFADEAVCIGAAPSSKSYLSIPNIIAAAEITNADAIHPGYGFLSENAEFSKICEDYGIKFIGASAAMINAMGDKSSAKATMKKAGVPTIPGSEGLLESMDEGIKLANKIKYPVILKATAGGGGRGMRIVRNDAEFKKAWVDAKTEAGAAFGNDGLYLEKFIEEPRHIEIQILGDRYGKAIHLSERDCSIQRRHQKLVEETPSPVITERLRTKMGEAAVKGAKAIKYEGAGTIEFLVDKNGDFYFMEMNTRIQVEHTITEEVTGVDLVKEQIKVAAGGAIPNKNFIPGRYSIECRINAEDPANGFRPNPGKITNFHLPGGYGVRVDTHCYNGYTIPPNYDSMIGKLIASGSTREEALARMKRALEEFVIEGVKTTIPFHIKLMEDPQFQSGKFNTAFLESFDFSKLK, from the coding sequence ATGTTTAATAAAATATTAATAGCAAACAGAGGCGAAATTGCTATGCGTGTAATTCGCGCTTGCAAGGAAATGAAAATTAAAACTGTTGCTATATACTCAACTGCTGACAAAGACAGCTTGCACGTTCGATTTGCTGATGAAGCGGTTTGTATCGGTGCTGCACCCTCATCCAAATCATATTTAAGTATTCCCAATATCATTGCTGCTGCTGAAATTACAAATGCAGACGCTATTCATCCAGGCTATGGCTTCCTCTCTGAAAATGCTGAATTTTCAAAAATATGTGAAGACTATGGCATTAAATTTATTGGCGCCAGCGCTGCCATGATCAATGCAATGGGTGATAAGTCTTCAGCTAAAGCTACAATGAAAAAAGCTGGCGTACCTACTATCCCTGGATCTGAGGGCTTGCTGGAATCCATGGATGAAGGTATTAAACTTGCCAACAAGATAAAGTATCCTGTAATCCTTAAAGCTACAGCAGGTGGCGGTGGAAGAGGTATGCGTATTGTTCGCAATGACGCAGAATTCAAAAAAGCCTGGGTAGATGCGAAAACTGAAGCAGGTGCTGCTTTTGGTAACGACGGGCTTTATCTTGAAAAATTTATTGAAGAGCCAAGACATATAGAAATACAAATACTTGGAGACAGATACGGTAAAGCTATCCACCTTTCCGAAAGAGATTGTTCTATACAAAGAAGACATCAAAAGCTTGTAGAAGAAACACCTTCACCGGTTATCACTGAAAGACTAAGAACTAAAATGGGGGAGGCTGCTGTAAAAGGCGCCAAAGCTATTAAATATGAAGGTGCCGGAACTATTGAATTCCTTGTAGACAAAAACGGTGACTTCTATTTCATGGAAATGAATACCCGTATCCAGGTAGAGCATACTATTACTGAAGAAGTAACCGGTGTTGACCTGGTGAAAGAGCAAATTAAAGTAGCAGCTGGTGGCGCCATTCCAAATAAGAACTTTATTCCTGGAAGGTACTCAATAGAATGTCGTATCAACGCAGAAGATCCAGCTAATGGCTTCAGACCTAATCCTGGTAAAATTACAAACTTCCACCTTCCCGGCGGATATGGTGTAAGGGTTGATACTCATTGCTACAATGGATATACCATTCCTCCAAACTACGACTCAATGATCGGAAAGCTTATTGCAAGCGGTTCTACAAGAGAAGAGGCTTTGGCCAGAATGAAAAGGGCTTTGGAGGAATTTGTTATTGAAGGTGTTAAAACAACAATTCCATTCCATATTAAATTAATGGAAGACCCTCAGTTCCAATCCGGTAAATTCAATACTGCATTTCTTGAATCATTCGACTTTTCAAAACTGAAATAA
- the accB gene encoding acetyl-CoA carboxylase biotin carboxyl carrier protein: MKAKEIQELLDFIASSGLAEVNIETEQFKIAVKKYSEPQALTVTQVPQAIAQPVAPAQATAAQPAAQPKVETPSTPADSSNKNLITIKSPMIGTFYRSANPDSPSFVNVGDEVKQGQTVCIIEAMKLFNEIESEVSGKIVKVLVENATPVEYDQPLFLVEPK, translated from the coding sequence ATGAAAGCTAAAGAAATACAGGAGTTGCTGGACTTTATCGCAAGTTCAGGTCTTGCTGAGGTTAACATCGAAACAGAACAATTTAAAATTGCTGTAAAAAAATATTCAGAACCTCAGGCTCTAACAGTAACTCAGGTTCCTCAGGCTATTGCTCAACCTGTAGCTCCGGCACAGGCAACGGCTGCGCAACCAGCAGCGCAACCTAAAGTAGAAACTCCTTCTACTCCTGCAGACTCATCAAACAAAAATCTTATTACAATCAAATCACCAATGATTGGTACTTTCTACAGATCAGCTAATCCTGATTCTCCATCATTTGTGAACGTAGGTGATGAAGTAAAACAGGGTCAGACTGTTTGTATCATCGAGGCTATGAAATTATTCAATGAAATTGAATCAGAAGTTTCTGGTAAAATTGTAAAAGTTCTCGTAGAAAATGCGACTCCAGTAGAATACGATCAGCCACTATTCCTGGTAGAACCTAAATAA